One stretch of Cygnus olor isolate bCygOlo1 chromosome 1, bCygOlo1.pri.v2, whole genome shotgun sequence DNA includes these proteins:
- the BCL2L14 gene encoding apoptosis facilitator Bcl-2-like protein 14 isoform X1, with translation MSSPNDVSMEEIPLEDNERDSIEYKILMAYAQRRLSASRYKKLLKNETNAPKSSSLIRSEVETHHQMGKDGSSQTSELQSGMRKQQSKKKPKQKHLSRYCLPFFCSRAEQEKPQKTFAPESHTFGTCTESLSVKTYHQTSEKADVNNIADHPPPQSGEKADVDHIADKLAKLVTSRPQSSLSDVMFKTLVHSRSLEEDGKDTGEGNESEGNDEEKTIQKIVALLRKSGDQLEEKFKKDRTFYQQFKDMLSYTFFERVTDTFLEDVSADSTNETESQLQCAKVAFTLEIATRLTAVDNHPMNLVMGFGSKYLKEHFSPWIRDRGGWEKALTSLDQEEVE, from the exons ATGTCTTCGCCAAATGATGTCAGTATGGAAGAAATACCTCTGGAAGACAACGAGCGAGACAGCATAGAATACAAGATCCTGATGGCCTATGCACAGCGGCGGTTGTCTGCTAGCAGATAcaagaaacttctgaaaaatgagacaaatgCACCAAAATCATCATCCTTAATCAGGAGTGAAGTAGAGACTCACCATCAAATGGGAAAAGATGGTTCAAGCCAAACATCGGAATTGCAGAGTGGCATGAGgaaacagcagagcaaaaagaaaccaaaacaaaaacatttgtcaaGATATTGTCTACCcttcttctgcagcagagcagagcaggaaaagccCCAAAAAACTTTTGCACCTGAAAGTCACACTTTTGGTACATGCACTGAGAGCCTTTCAGTAAAGACTTATCATCAGACAA GTGAAAAAGCAGATGTCAACAACATTGCAGaccacccccctccccagtCAGGTGAAAAAGCAGATGTCGACCACATCGCAGACAAACTTGCCAAGCTTGTTACTTCCAGACCTCAGTCATCTCTTTCAGATGTGATGTTCAAGACACTGGTGCATTCCCGGTCTCTGGAAGAAGATGGCAAAGATACTGGTGAGGGAAATGAGAGTGAAGGAAATG atgaagaaaagacaATACAAAAAATAGTTGCACTGTTAAGAAAATCAGGGGATCAACTAGAAGAAAAG ttcaaaaaGGACAGGACTTTCTATCAGCAATTTAAAGACATGCTGTCCTACACCTTCTTTGAGAGGGTCACTGATACATTCCTGGAGGATGTCTCAGCAGATTCAACAAATGAGACAGAAAGCCAACTACAATGCGCCAAAGTTGCCTTCACACTGGAAATTGCCACCAGACTTACTGCTGTGGACAACCATCCTATGAACCTGGTCATGGGCTTTGGATCAAAGTACCTCAAAGAACATTTCAGTCCATGGATTCGTGACCGGGGAGGCTGG GAGAAGGCTTTGACTTCACTGGATCAGGAAGAAGTAGAATAA
- the BCL2L14 gene encoding apoptosis facilitator Bcl-2-like protein 14 isoform X2: MSSPNDVSMEEIPLEDNERDSIEYKILMAYAQRRLSASRYKKLLKNETNAPKSSSLIRSEVETHHQMGKDGSSQTSELQSGMRKQQSKKKPKQKHLSRYCLPFFCSRAEQEKPQKTFAPESHTFGTCTESLSVKTYHQTSEKADVNNIADHPPPQSGEKADVDHIADKLAKLVTSRPQSSLSDVMFKTLVHSRSLEEDGKDTDEEKTIQKIVALLRKSGDQLEEKFKKDRTFYQQFKDMLSYTFFERVTDTFLEDVSADSTNETESQLQCAKVAFTLEIATRLTAVDNHPMNLVMGFGSKYLKEHFSPWIRDRGGWEKALTSLDQEEVE; encoded by the exons ATGTCTTCGCCAAATGATGTCAGTATGGAAGAAATACCTCTGGAAGACAACGAGCGAGACAGCATAGAATACAAGATCCTGATGGCCTATGCACAGCGGCGGTTGTCTGCTAGCAGATAcaagaaacttctgaaaaatgagacaaatgCACCAAAATCATCATCCTTAATCAGGAGTGAAGTAGAGACTCACCATCAAATGGGAAAAGATGGTTCAAGCCAAACATCGGAATTGCAGAGTGGCATGAGgaaacagcagagcaaaaagaaaccaaaacaaaaacatttgtcaaGATATTGTCTACCcttcttctgcagcagagcagagcaggaaaagccCCAAAAAACTTTTGCACCTGAAAGTCACACTTTTGGTACATGCACTGAGAGCCTTTCAGTAAAGACTTATCATCAGACAA GTGAAAAAGCAGATGTCAACAACATTGCAGaccacccccctccccagtCAGGTGAAAAAGCAGATGTCGACCACATCGCAGACAAACTTGCCAAGCTTGTTACTTCCAGACCTCAGTCATCTCTTTCAGATGTGATGTTCAAGACACTGGTGCATTCCCGGTCTCTGGAAGAAGATGGCAAAGATACTG atgaagaaaagacaATACAAAAAATAGTTGCACTGTTAAGAAAATCAGGGGATCAACTAGAAGAAAAG ttcaaaaaGGACAGGACTTTCTATCAGCAATTTAAAGACATGCTGTCCTACACCTTCTTTGAGAGGGTCACTGATACATTCCTGGAGGATGTCTCAGCAGATTCAACAAATGAGACAGAAAGCCAACTACAATGCGCCAAAGTTGCCTTCACACTGGAAATTGCCACCAGACTTACTGCTGTGGACAACCATCCTATGAACCTGGTCATGGGCTTTGGATCAAAGTACCTCAAAGAACATTTCAGTCCATGGATTCGTGACCGGGGAGGCTGG GAGAAGGCTTTGACTTCACTGGATCAGGAAGAAGTAGAATAA